The following nucleotide sequence is from Vidua chalybeata isolate OUT-0048 chromosome 21, bVidCha1 merged haplotype, whole genome shotgun sequence.
CAGGGTGGTCCCCAGGCCCCAGTGCTGAGCCCCTGCCCTGCGTGGCCAAGCCATCCCTCCTGGAGCATCTCcaaccagcagcacagggaaaggagaacCAAAGAGCACACAGCTATGAGGAGGGTGTTTTACAGCTGTGCCAGTTCCAGCTCACCAGGCCAGGACTCGGCCCCTCAGGACAAGTTCATGGCCTCTGGGCACACAGGGGTGATTTTCgggaagcagctcctggcagagtGTGGCAGCAGGATTTGTGGCCTGGCAGCCTCTGGAGGCAGTGCTGCTACAGCTGCTCGTAGCCCGAGGAGTTTCTCTGGCAGCATGTGGCTGTGAGCAGGCAGAAGGTGAGGACGAGCATGATGGCCAGCAGAACTGTGGCTGCTATCCAGATGCTTCTCGGGATCTCTGTGACTGCTGTGGGAGGCTCTGAGGGGATCATGTTGGTGAGATTGAGCATGTAACCCAGAGTCCAGCCCACATCTATGGTAGCAACCTGTGCAGACAGACAGGGAAGGGGGATGGGAAAGGCTGCAAAGTATCAGGCAAACTAGAGAAGAGCATGCACCCCCAGGTTCTGCTCCACAACCACCATTTCTGTGCCCGCCTTGGGCTGCAGAGGCCCCAGCAGTGACATAAACTGGGGGAGAGCACAAAGTGTCAGGCCAgatgtgccagcagctgcacgAGTGTAGCTCAAGAGCTGCCCTGGGTatgggcagtggggctgtgctgccctggtatcccccatccccagcagcagcagggtgggcacaAGGCACTTCATGGCACAAAGTGTGgaagctgggggctgctggacGCTCTCCTACCTGCCGGATGAAGTGGATGTTGGGCCATGTTGTGATGTTGAATTTGTAGCCTTGCAGGAGGAGGGTGAGGATGTaggagctggctgtgcaggCGTCACGGATCTGGGTCCTGCTTGCTGTGGGGAACAACTCCTGCACCTGCAGAGGTGCGAGAACAGGGGGAGAGGCTGgacacagagcagtgctggatGTGCCCACACTGGGGAACAGCCCCTCAGTGCAGCTGGGAGCAAAGACCGGGAGAACAAAGAGACCCGGGGAGCAGGCTGCTCTCCCATCTTTCTCCAGGTGCAGAGACCTTTTTGCTCCTCCTGGCTCTCTACAGCTGACCACAGCAGAGGATGGGCCGTGGATGAGCCATCAGGCTGCCCAGTGCCCAGGTGAAACGCACTCCTGGGCAGAACCTCACctgtttccagctgctgttgcaTATCTTCCTGATGGTGGCATTGACCAAGCTCAGGGACTGCCCTCCTGTCAGGTTCAGAAAGTGAAGGCTGTGATAAAACCCTGAGAAGGCCTGTGGGTGTCAAGACCAAAGGTGACAGATTAGTGAAGCACTCAGGCCACTGATGCCCCCCACCCCTTCGCAGGGGACCCTTTAACGGGGACCATCACTGCAAGGTGCTGGCAATGACCCTGTGGGAGGGAGCTTGGGAATGCTGCCCACACCGAcagggaatggtgctgggagagcagaggtCGGGGGCCACCTGGCATGAAGGTCAGCAACCCCTGTGTCTCCATGTGTCAGGCACaacccagctcccagggctggctctAATCAGAAACTCTCCCAGAGCAGTTTTCCATGGGTTATGCCAAAAACTCTCATTGTCCCTCCCCCAGGCGCGGGGACGGAGGCTGCTTACGAAGAAGCGTCCCCGCACGGGGGGCTGATAGACCCCATTGAACCCGCACGGCCCCTGCGCCCCACAGCTGAAGTTGAAGAGTCTCTGGACGGCCGTGCCACACGCAGCTGGGTCCCCTGTCCCCGTCACCATGAGGACAaggccagggctggctgagctTGGCGCACGCACACAGGGGCTGTCGTAGAGCTCCGCCACGGTGATGTTCTCCTGGTACCCCTGGGGGTAGCAGGGGTGAGAGATCTGGGCACTCGAGCTGGcctggagagagatggagcCATTCACGGGGCTGCCATGCCACTGAGACCCTTCCCACAGCCCATCCCAAAAAGCAGGACTTACACCCCAGGAGGGCTGCATGCACCCCACCTGTGAGCTCCCTGAGAATCCCTGGCTCCCACAGCACTGGGCTCTGGCTCTGTCCCCGGGCAGTTGTGCAGGGACTGTGCTGGGAAACCTCTCTCTGGGCAGAAATGGAGCAAGGCCAAGAGAATGGTGACAGCACAAAAAACTACGCATACAGCTGGCCTTGGGAAATCACAAAAAATGCCACTGCATGTCAAGATGTGGGGAGAAGAGAGCTCTGGCTGGCAACCACCACCACCTTCCACCCAAATGAGGCAATCTTTTGCTTCCCTAGATAAAATCCAAGGCCCTGACAATTCCCAACTCTTTGCCCACAGGCACGCCCAGCATCACAGGGGGAGATGTGCCATGGCACTGGGAGATGGCTGAGCAGCCCCCGTGCCCCGTGGCACCtggtgcagagctgccagcagcatctTCAGGGCCTGGCTCTGCCCGTAGCACAGGTAGCTGTGGCTGTACAGGGAGTAGTTGGTGCCGTAGAGCTGGAAGAACACGGACGTGTTCCTGTCCTCCACGGGCACCCCGGGCTGGAAGGTGATCTGCGTCGAGGCACCGCCAAGGTCCAGAGCTCCCAGAACCTCGGTGTCCTGGGGATGTTCCCATTTCTCTGCAAACGAGAACTGGCCCAACATGCAGCAAGGGTTAGGCTGAACTGCAggcactcacactcacactccCTCCCCTCCAGGAGTTTGGGGCTCAGAAGCCCCAGAGGCACCTTCCACATGCCCCTGGCTCCCTGTTTTACCCCTGCCTGCCCACATCCTCCTCCACCCACAGACACTTCCACGGAGCACTGAGCTGCGGCCTCTTGGCTGCCGCACATCTGCTGGCATCCAGACACTTTGATCAGGGAAAAAGGAACTCTGTCTCCCGGAGGCTGATCCTGCTGCCATGTATATCcctgggatcccaaaatccacctgtgTGTCAGCACACGAGAGCACAgggccaggctgagctgcacaCAAAGATCCTGTTAATCACATTAATGGGGTGGAATCTGCAGCCCACGACCTCAGGGGACATTTGGCTGGGTGACCAGTGCCCCAAAGCTCCATTCTTCCCTCCTCTGCAAATAAGGAAAGCTGGCTGTAGCTCAGACAGGGACGTTCTGCCCGctgcccctcccctgccctctcccccAGCTGCACCTTGACCAGTGCCTCCAGCAGGTAGTTGACAGTGATCCAGCCAAAGGAGCCCTCCTCGCTCCCCGTCAGGATCCGAGCTCCGCGGAAATCCACAGGGTACTCCCCaatggccttggacacctcgGCCAAGACCTGCTCAGCCTTGGTGCTGttctcctccctgccagcaaAGGCACAAACACCTCAGGTGCTGCAGGCcctggctggcagctctggcagcggggctggcactgagaggctgctgtgccctgcccacGAGCTGCTCTGAGACATCtctccagcacttccctgccCGCAGGTGGCTCctgcaaaccccaaatccctcaccCGGGGCCTTGGGAATCTCCCTAAAACCGCTGCCttcaggctctgctggagccctgggaaAGTTCACGCCACTCTGGCAAAGGGGACCCATCccctctggggctgctgccaggctggcactgca
It contains:
- the LOC128798393 gene encoding ectonucleoside triphosphate diphosphohydrolase 8-like isoform X2, with protein sequence MSPRLLRTVGWGSAAVLGLLTVVVFVLVLIPAKDAVLPTRIKYGLVFDAGSTHTSLYIYQWPADKENDTGIVSQVEACSVSGPGISSYADDPVGAGASLKPCLDRAMKIVPAEQQRETPTYLGATAGMRLLREENSTKAEQVLAEVSKAIGEYPVDFRGARILTGSEEGSFGWITVNYLLEALVKFSFAEKWEHPQDTEVLGALDLGGASTQITFQPGVPVEDRNTSVFFQLYGTNYSLYSHSYLCYGQSQALKMLLAALHQASSSAQISHPCYPQGYQENITVAELYDSPCAFSGFYHSLHFLNLTGGQSLSLVNATIRKICNSSWKQVQELFPTASRTQIRDACTASSYILTLLLQGYKFNITTWPNIHFIRQVATIDVGWTLGYMLNLTNMIPSEPPTAVTEIPRSIWIAATVLLAIMLVLTFCLLTATCCQRNSSGYEQL
- the LOC128798393 gene encoding ectonucleoside triphosphate diphosphohydrolase 8-like isoform X1, producing the protein MSPRLLRTVGWGSAAVLGLLTVVVFVLVLIPAKDAVLPTRIKYGLVFDAGSTHTSLYIYQWPADKENDTGIVSQVEACSVSGPGISSYADDPVGAGASLKPCLDRAMKIVPAEQQRETPTYLGATAGMRLLREENSTKAEQVLAEVSKAIGEYPVDFRGARILTGSEEGSFGWITVNYLLEALVKFSFAEKWEHPQDTEVLGALDLGGASTQITFQPGVPVEDRNTSVFFQLYGTNYSLYSHSYLCYGQSQALKMLLAALHQASSSAQISHPCYPQGYQENITVAELYDSPCVRAPSSASPGLVLMVTGTGDPAACGTAVQRLFNFSCGAQGPCGFNGVYQPPVRGRFFAFSGFYHSLHFLNLTGGQSLSLVNATIRKICNSSWKQVQELFPTASRTQIRDACTASSYILTLLLQGYKFNITTWPNIHFIRQVATIDVGWTLGYMLNLTNMIPSEPPTAVTEIPRSIWIAATVLLAIMLVLTFCLLTATCCQRNSSGYEQL